In Eupeodes corollae chromosome 3, idEupCoro1.1, whole genome shotgun sequence, a single genomic region encodes these proteins:
- the LOC129951541 gene encoding UBX domain-containing protein 7: protein MSSADLAACVMEVTGSTRQVALNLLAACANDVQAAVNLFLANDENGEVDVESVADVVNPYPGEDDVRAPIAPIREQLIGPDDDNFRHSSQTTGSKARSLPRIKVCPLRDFAREGSIMEESLVGPEATMLPSVPNDRPTRSSRSSRALEMSRRARSSTSTSSSSNSTVGRLGLGDLFRPPTDLAVAGTFQYVRTKATNMKRWLLVNVQSDNFNSQLLNRDVWSQVKVRDLIKINFLLWQVASDTSEGARFSTFYHCNETPYICIIDPRTGEELWKSKHPNKIDFLESLQVFLSEHASEGFFQSDLSKPGPSSSMQSNTDKSITRTVTGNRKRTRSVEHATELTEEEQIMLAVRNSLNENGFANNSKKSKNSEDEEDVFQEISDSDDDLQNTPVKNKKPETDDTQDKEEVIPELHTAYLGTANDEITTLKIRLVNAGVDESVTIKWPSDTKLRALQLYISEHFPKVNGKFKLISPFPRKVVDLDEENLMQTLKDANLHPSSTLHVHLDD, encoded by the exons ATGTCTTCGGCAGATTTAGCTGCATGTGTTATGGAAGTCACTG gcaGTACACGTCAAGTTGCTTTGAATCTCTTAGCTGCATGTGCGAATGATGTCCAAGCTGCCGTGAACCTTTTCCTTGCAAACGACGAAAACGGTGAAGTCGATGTAGAATCAGTGGCTGACGTTGTTAACCCATACCCAGGAGAAGATGATGTACGTGCACCTATTGCACCCATACGGGAACAATTGATTGGGCCCGATGATGATAACTTTAGACATTCATCTCAAACAACTGGGTCAAAGGCTCGATCACTACCACGAATAAAAGTTTGTCCTTTGCGTGATTTTGCGAGGGAGGGTAGTATAATGGAAGAAAGTCTTGTCGGTCCAGAAGCAACGATGCTTCCTTCAGTTCCAAATGACCGGCCAACTAGATCGAGTAGGAGTTCGCGTGCTCTTGAGATGTCTAGGCGTGCTAGGTCGTCAACATCTACTAGCTCTTCATCTAATTCCACGGTGGGTCGCTTAGGGTTAGGAGATCTTTTTCGACCCCCTACGGACCTTGCTGTCGCTGGAACATTTCAGTATGTGCGCACAAAAGCAACTAATATGAAACGTTGGTTGTTGGTCAATGTACAAAGTGACAACTTCAACTCTCAATTGCTCAATCGTGATGTATGGTCTCAGGTTAAAGTACGTGACTTGATAAAGATCAATTTTCTTCTTTGGCAG GTAGCGTCTGATACATCAGAAGGTGCACGTTTCTCCACATTTTATCACTGCAACGAAACCCCCTACATTTGTATAATTGATCCCAGAACTGGAGAAGAGCTATGGAAAAGTAAACATCCGAATAAAATAGATTTCCTGGAGTCATTACAAGTTTTTCTTAGTGAACATGCATCAGAA GGTTTCTTTCAAAGTGATTTATCAAAGCCGGGTCCATCTTCGTCCATGCAGTCAAATACTGACAAGTCAATAACAAGGACAGTTACAGGAAATAGAAAAAGAACACGTTCGGTCGAACACGCTACAGAACTCACAGAAGAGGAACAGATAATGCTAGCAGTGCGAAATTCTCTCAATGAAAATGGATTTGCCAACAATTCAAAGAAATCCAAAAATTCGGAGGACGAAGAAGacgtttttcaagaaatttcgGACAGTGATGATGATTTACAAAATACTcccgttaaaaataaaaaaccagaAACTGATGATACACAAGACAAAGAGGAAGTCATCCCGGAGTTGCACACTGCATACCTAGGAACAGCTAAtg ATGAAATAACAACTCTTAAAATACGTTTAGTAAACGCTGGCGTTGATGAAAGCGTTACAATAAAATGGCCTTCAGATACTAAGCTACGTGCCCTCCAACTGTATATTTCAGAACATTTTCCAAAGGTGAATggaaagtttaaattaatttcgccATTCCCTCGAAAAGTTGTTGATCTTGATGAGGAAAATTTAATGCAAACGCTGAAAGACGCCAATTTGCACCCATCGTCTACATTACATGTGCACCTAGATGACTGA
- the LOC129951480 gene encoding retinol dehydrogenase 12, translating to MLTILTAIFISLFVMFYFFKTSKEMPKNWYEWKTEFRFQYVGAVGLVHDLIYASRDKVALYPQNDKVAVITGGNRGIGLKIIEKLLACEMTVVMGCRDPKAGEKAVSQLVNLSKTKGKFVCEALDVGELSSVLAFTKFVKENYKKVDILINNAGIMFAPLHKTSEGFESHFAVNYLGHFFLTHLLMPQLKAAGSKGRSARVVNVSSVVNLIGRINYKDINGDKYYYPATAYNQSKLAQILATRHLNKMLREQNANVEIFAVHPGVVDTDLFEYSATTSVPLLKKLIFKTPERGSRTIVYAAIDPSLEGKGGSYLSNGGKSPFHPDAKNPEKCEKLFKFTCDLLKIKEFGNDKI from the exons ATGTTGACCATATTAACGGCAATTTTTATATCACTTTTTGTGATGTTTTACTTCTTTAAGACTTCCAAAGAAATGCCTAAGAATTGGTATGAATGGAAAACTGAGTTTAGATTTCAATATGTGGGAGCCGTTGGGCTAGTTCATGACTTAATATACGCATCTAGAGACAAAGTGG CTCTCTACCCTCAAAATGACAAGGTTGCTGTAATTACTGGAGGTAACCGTGGAATCGGATTgaagattattgaaaaactcttagCTTGTGAAATGACAGTTGTAATGG GATGTCGTGACCCAAAAGCTGGTGAAAAAGCTGTATCACAACTGGTTAACCTGTCAAAAACCAAAGGGAAATTTGTGTGCGAAGCATTAGATGTTGGAGAATTGAGCTCCGTGCtagcttttacaaaatttgtaaaagaaaattataaaaaagttgatATTCTTATAAATAACG ctggTATAATGTTTGCTCCGCTGCATAAAACATCTGAAGGCTTTGAATCTCATTTTGCGGTGAACTACTTGGGGCATTTCTTTTTGACTCACTTACTTATGCCGCAACTCAAAGCGGCAGGTAGTAAAGGTAGAAGCGCAAGAGTAGTAAATGTTTCTTCAGTAGTCAATTTAATAGGCCGAATCAACTATAAGGATATCAATGGAGA CAAGTACTATTATCCTGCTACTGCCTACAATCAGAGCAAATTAGCTCAAATTCTTGCTACACGCCATCTAAATAAAATGCTGCGAGAGCAAAACGCAAATGTAGAAATATTTGCCGTTCATCCTGGGGTAGTTGATACAGACCTATTTGAATACTCTGCAACAACATCAGTTCCACTGctaaaaaaactgatatttaaa acCCCAGAACGAGGTTCCAGGACGATAGTTTATGCAGCAATTGATCCTTCCCTTGAAGGAAAAGGAGGAAGCTATCTAAGCAATGGCGGAAAAAGTCCATTCCATCCGGATGccaaaaatccagaaaaatgtgaaaagctttttaaattcacatGTGATTTGTTGAAGATCAAAGAATTTGGCAacgataaaatttaa